A part of Drosophila bipectinata strain 14024-0381.07 chromosome 3L, DbipHiC1v2, whole genome shotgun sequence genomic DNA contains:
- the LOC108133005 gene encoding DC-STAMP domain-containing protein 2 isoform X1, whose product MEGSESNYLWTFRRVIPIVLFGYLIGILLALSWYWWHPYMRQQDLGKKWLSIVGVSLLVIGLFYNRVVRCIFVLSIPSLCSTRGRAFLISVAFVILAVGPIANLIANLKVLLRSLACAQELLRQALGQMMEVIMEPVHAVQLAVNLMMQEVRKVLNTVMVVLLRIQEHLSVIIDTLKNCASWLKSVVDLCNAEMGTPWERCKNTAQRAMVRCQKKLGLFKGLCHATKLFLALCYPAKIIDVFCTGYLDFTWTLLDQILIRYNEFVLQIEQMFDANITFDHEFSFETNSSKSLADVAEEVVEDINQRLGSMVFLIDFVDILCWIMIFSVFLKAFIFYVRFMHSRGFQNNFITQLLEDVDMRNRRHGTEPLHPLHRLERMTYMKLTSLWLTKFELLSLIESAFFMVVPCLQLFSVCFLDYSLFWLLATMSYYGHQEAGLEVPAYIDLEIKGGGFVGDIMRGIANAFRPLTQKTVVDTNPCLPLPVEPNFWEYYQIGGLCLLSWIIVLAEPYVLRLRHPIMAYFHPERARERAVFLHRTIYLKRETIFKFARRRARNRYSHRGVVHHYRWFVSLRNLLFRCCGCCNRLTEKGCTICGRSFHSLTRYPCNTPGCKGVYCKDCFAESLGGCCLCKRPLDYGDFSDCSEVEDSSDMEHVDTYRQLKLRNICGKERISTKESPEKMP is encoded by the exons ATGGAAGGGAGCGAGTCCAATTATTTGTGGACATTTAGACGGGTTATTCCCATTGTGCTTTTTGGATACCTGATTGGAATACTTCTGGCGCTATCTTGGTACTGGTGGCATCCCTATATGCGGCAGCAGGACCTAGGAAAGAAGTGGCTGAGCATTGTGGGGGTCTCCCTGCTGGTTATCGGACTGTTCTACAACCGGGTTGTGCG GTGTATTTTTGTTCTGTCCATCCCCTCGCTGTGCAGCACCCGGGGAAGAGCCTTCCTCATAAGCGTGGCATTCGTGATTCTGGCCGTCGGACCCATTGCCAACCTAATTGCCAATCTAAAGGTCCTGCTACGCAGCCTCGCCTGTGCTCAGGAGCTTCTGCGTCAGGCCCTCGGCCAGATGATGGAGGTGATCATGGAGCCAGTGCATGCTGTTCAATTGGCGGTGAACCTAATGATGCAGGAGGTCCGAAAAGTGCTAAACACCGTTATGGTTGTACTCTTGCGCATTCAGGAGCACCTCAGCGTAATTA TTGACACCCTCAAGAACTGTGCCTCATGGTTGAAATCCGTGGTGGACCTATGTAATGCAGAGATGGGAACTCCATGGGAACGTTGCAAGAATACGGCGCAACGGGCCATGGTTCGGTGCCAAAAGAAACTGGGTCTCTTCAAGGGACTCTGCCATGCCACTAAGCTCTTTTTGGCCCTCTGTTATCCGGCAAAGATAATCGACGTATTTTGCACCGGTTATTTGGATTTTACTTGGACCTTGCTGGACCAAATCCTCATCC GCTACAACGAGTTTGTACTGCAGATCGAGCAAATGTTTGATGCCAACATCACCTTTGATCATGAATTCTCCTTCGAGACGAACTCCTCTAAGAGCCTGGCCGACGTGGCCGAGGAGGTAGTTGAGGACATCAACCAGCGCCTTGGCTCAATGGTCTTTCTAATTGACTTTGTCGACATCTTATGCTGGATAATGATATTCAGCGTATTCCTTAA AGCTTTCATCTTTTATGTGCGCTTTATGCATAGCCGGGGATTCCAGAATAACTTCATAACGCAGCTTTTGGAGGACGTGGACATGCGTAACCGAAGACATGGAACGGAGCCCCTGCATCCGCTGCATCGCCTAGAGCGGATGACATACATGAAG CTTACGAGTCTGTGGCTCACAAAGTTCGAGCTCCTTTCGCTTATTGAAAGCgccttctttatggtcgttccctGCCTGCAGCTCTTCTCCGTGTGCTTTCTGGACTACAGTCTCTTCTGGCTGCTAGCCACGATGTCCTATTACGGCCATCAAGAGGCGGGCCTGGAAGTGCCTGCCTACATCGATCTGGAGATCAAGGGCGGGGGCTTTGTGGGTGACATAATGCGGGGCATTGCGAACGCATTTCGTCCACTCACTCAGAAAACTGTTGTGGACACAAATCCGTGTCTGCCCCTGCCCGTCGAGCCCAACTTCTGGGAGTATTACCAGATAGGAGGACTTTGTCTGCTCTCCTGGATAATTGTCCTGGCCGAGCCATACGTTCTGCGTCTGCGCCACCCCATCATGGCATATTTCCACCCGGAGAGAGCTCGCGAAAGAGCCGTCTTCTTGCACAGAACAATTTACTTGAAAAGAG AAACTATTTTCAAGTTTGCGCGTCGCCGAGCGAGAAACAGGTACAGCCATCGCGGAGTTGTCCATCACTACAGATGGTTCGTTAGCCTCCGCAACCTGCTATTCAG GTGCTGTGGCTGCTGTAATCGTCTGACTGAGAAGGGGTGCACCATTTGTGGTAGATCCTTTCATTC CCTGACTCGGTATCCCTGCAACACCCCCGGCTGCAAGGGTGTCTATTGTAAGGACTGCTTTGCGGAATCTCTGGGAGGGTGTTGCTTGTGCAAGAGACCCCTCGACTACGGCGATTTTTCCGACTGTTCCGAAGTTGA AGACTCTTCGGACATGGAACATGTCGATACATACAGGCAACTCAAGCTCCGGAATATATGCGGAAAGGAAAGGATTTCCACAAAGGAATCGCCTGAAAAGATGCCATAA
- the LOC108133005 gene encoding DC-STAMP domain-containing protein 2 isoform X2: MHSRGFQNNFITQLLEDVDMRNRRHGTEPLHPLHRLERMTYMKLTSLWLTKFELLSLIESAFFMVVPCLQLFSVCFLDYSLFWLLATMSYYGHQEAGLEVPAYIDLEIKGGGFVGDIMRGIANAFRPLTQKTVVDTNPCLPLPVEPNFWEYYQIGGLCLLSWIIVLAEPYVLRLRHPIMAYFHPERARERAVFLHRTIYLKRETIFKFARRRARNRYSHRGVVHHYRWFVSLRNLLFRCCGCCNRLTEKGCTICGRSFHSLTRYPCNTPGCKGVYCKDCFAESLGGCCLCKRPLDYGDFSDCSEVEDSSDMEHVDTYRQLKLRNICGKERISTKESPEKMP, from the exons ATGCATAGCCGGGGATTCCAGAATAACTTCATAACGCAGCTTTTGGAGGACGTGGACATGCGTAACCGAAGACATGGAACGGAGCCCCTGCATCCGCTGCATCGCCTAGAGCGGATGACATACATGAAG CTTACGAGTCTGTGGCTCACAAAGTTCGAGCTCCTTTCGCTTATTGAAAGCgccttctttatggtcgttccctGCCTGCAGCTCTTCTCCGTGTGCTTTCTGGACTACAGTCTCTTCTGGCTGCTAGCCACGATGTCCTATTACGGCCATCAAGAGGCGGGCCTGGAAGTGCCTGCCTACATCGATCTGGAGATCAAGGGCGGGGGCTTTGTGGGTGACATAATGCGGGGCATTGCGAACGCATTTCGTCCACTCACTCAGAAAACTGTTGTGGACACAAATCCGTGTCTGCCCCTGCCCGTCGAGCCCAACTTCTGGGAGTATTACCAGATAGGAGGACTTTGTCTGCTCTCCTGGATAATTGTCCTGGCCGAGCCATACGTTCTGCGTCTGCGCCACCCCATCATGGCATATTTCCACCCGGAGAGAGCTCGCGAAAGAGCCGTCTTCTTGCACAGAACAATTTACTTGAAAAGAG AAACTATTTTCAAGTTTGCGCGTCGCCGAGCGAGAAACAGGTACAGCCATCGCGGAGTTGTCCATCACTACAGATGGTTCGTTAGCCTCCGCAACCTGCTATTCAG GTGCTGTGGCTGCTGTAATCGTCTGACTGAGAAGGGGTGCACCATTTGTGGTAGATCCTTTCATTC CCTGACTCGGTATCCCTGCAACACCCCCGGCTGCAAGGGTGTCTATTGTAAGGACTGCTTTGCGGAATCTCTGGGAGGGTGTTGCTTGTGCAAGAGACCCCTCGACTACGGCGATTTTTCCGACTGTTCCGAAGTTGA AGACTCTTCGGACATGGAACATGTCGATACATACAGGCAACTCAAGCTCCGGAATATATGCGGAAAGGAAAGGATTTCCACAAAGGAATCGCCTGAAAAGATGCCATAA